The genomic window aaaaacttaattatttttcaagatgGCGTCTCGCTTCCGCCTTTTTAAATTGCAAGGGGCTATAATTTTTCAACGACAGAACCTGTCCCTATTTCATAGTCAATAAAACAACTGCACCTGCCTGAAAAAACGTAATAATtccctaaatttaaaaaaacaaacgtaACGTTTTTACCAAGATGGCGTCGTCGTTCCGCCATTTGCAACCAATCTGTCACTTCTGAATGACAAGAGCTATAATTTTTGACTAAGTGACTGTAATATATACTTAGTGACCGAAGAGAAGTATTAATCCGTGATACTGACGTCACATTTCCAGGGGTGTTCGTATTTGCGCTCCTCATCGGTCAAATTCGGGACATTATTTCCACAGCGACCCGATCCAAAACCGAATATCGAAAATTGGTCGACGAAACGTTGGAGTACATGCGCAGGATGAACTTGCCCCAAGAAATGCAAAGGAGGGTCCAGTTGTGGTTTAGTTACACTTGGGAGACTCAGCACACCTTAGGTAAAAAgaagaaatccattttttttctttctttcaactATGTAAAATCGATTGCAGACGAGAATAATATCATGGATTGCCTGCCGCATAAGATGAAAACCGACATAGCGATCAACGTGCACATACAGACCTTAAGTAAAGTGAAACTGTTTGCTGACTGCGACGAAGCCCTAAGGCGAGAACTGGTGCTGGAGCTTAAGAGTGTAATATACTTGCCAGGGgatataatttgtaaaaaagtatgtatatatattcaaaattcacatgaaaaaattaatttgattatatAGGGTGACATCGGTACCGAAATGTACATAATCCAGTCTGGAAAGGTGCAAGTTATCGGCGGTAAGGACGGCAATGAGGTGTTGGCCACCCTGTCAGAGGGAAGCGTTTTTGGGGAGATCAGTTTGCTTGGTATACCCGGGATGAATCGTAGAACTGCAGATGTGCGGTAAACCAGctataaattatgatttttagacttgtttttaaataaatttatctcaAGAAATAACATCTATTGccatatattggaaaaaaacttGGATGGCTAATAGCACCAACTCTATTTTAGGTCCTATGGGTACTCCAACCTATTCGTTCTCGATAAAACCTCCCTGAACCAAGCTCTATCCCACTATCCGGAAGCTCAAGATTTGCTCAATAAAAAAGCGAAAATGCTCATGAAAAAGAACGCCGCGTTGGAGCGTAAAAACAACGCGATGATTGTCATTAAAAACCCCACGTCTCCTGAAAAACATGCCAAGTTATTAGAAACGGTGTTACAGGTATAAAATCATGAATGATTATGTGcaatatgaaatattattttttcaaaggtCCTTCCACCGGACTCGAAATCTAACCGACTCTTGCGGTACGGGAGTCGTCAAGCCCCCCGAAGAAACCCCGCAAACGATAGGTTTAAATACCGAAATAGTTTGCcagcaattaaaaattaccagGGGTTAGATCAGGAGGTGATCGATAACAATAATGACCCAAAACAGTGCGATGTAACAGACAGTGCGTCAAGTTCCAGCGAGTATGAAGAAGAGGCCAAAATTACCGTGCATAGGACCCTAAGTTAAACAGACAttgatttcattaataaaatggactggtttaatgttttttttttgagggaACTTATTGTCTGAGCGTTCTAGCAGTAAGATCGTTAAATATGATGTAATTTCTGAGGAAGATGTTTTAAGTGCAGGGATTAAGTTAGATGTTTATGTATATAAGAAGCTGTCACAAGAAagttatgtatttttaaataaatggaatgtTACAAGAATCTGAATGTGTTTTTTCAAAGAACATTTTTTGTGCCATTAGAACATTAGAACACCAAGGCTAGGCAGAACTTTGGGCAGTTTGTtggcttgcaacatctctgatgcaatgatgccaaatgcttgtgtaaaaatggcaaaaaaaactttagaatataataaaaaattgtcacttattttgaccaTGCGCAAAGCAGTActatttctctttaataaaatatgaagcgtttttttctcataaaatatgataagatactctttAAAGAAGCCAACATTCAAAGGTAAATGAATCtaaataacgtatattagagaaaaagacTTCAGcttcgcaacgccgctcgaagattttctggaattagtaaattaaattgtatacCCTAGATCACTGCAGGTGTACAGACCAGATCATTTCAACATTTGGGATGAAAAACAATTTGAGGCTAAGCTTTAGGTTGGAAAAGCAAGCTTTAAGACAAATTCCATCTGTTACGGACACGTATGATGACTTGTAGTCTTTCAGTTACACTATTTATAGACTTTAAAAACCATGACCATTGACTGCCATTGAAAAGGTCTGCGTTGTTCTACGCTTTTTGGCCACAGGAAGTTTGATGGAATGTTGTTGGGGATTTTGCAGGCATTTACAAATCAACAACTGGTTATGGCTGCAgtgtttttcatatttctttgtCTATGGGAGATGCGAATCCTCCAAATATCAACAAAGAATTTGCAGCTGCACTAGAGTTGACCAATAAAGTTAATAACAATATTCAACATGGCTCAGGGGAAATCAACAATAGTGTtccttatatattaataaataccatTTGTGACTATTGCAGGCTTTGGATACAACCtagtttaaataaacttgtacTAGAACAACACACGAAACTCTGAACTACGTTCAACGAAGAACTGCAGTTCAGTAGAGCTGAAATTAAACCACTGCTTGTACAACCAGTACAACCGGGCCTTGTAAGGTTTTGAAGCCCATAATGCTCTGTGTTGCCAGGTCAAAATCACCAGTGGTAGATTTATCAAGAAAAAAGCGGtagatttgaaaataaaacggtagattttttttgtatttaaaattagaaataagttaaaatacAAAACGTTAAACACAtcgttttttattgtaaaagctaatatatacaaaaatatggtTAAGATCAACAGAAGTCttattaccaaaataaataTCCAACTTAAGTTCATTATAGTTGCCATCGCCTAAAACTTATGAGTGGTAATACTAATTTAACATTTACACTATGTATAATATGTCAAttaagaaatgttaaaaataaattgacataatttaatacatagttAAATCCATCAGCATATTGCTCACCTTGAACATTTATCGAAAATTATGTTATCGAAGTTATTGACGCTTTAGAAAAATCcgaatttttcaatattctcaTTGCAAGTTTGCAACATGCATTATTCCAGGTCTATGAATTCCTCTGTGccttcaaaaatatatttagggtTTATGAATGACATGTTTTTAGTATTATGTCATCAAAATCATATCTTTTAGCAACTTGTAATGCTGCCTCAATGTAAAAATCTAGACAACGTACGCGAAGAATGTGACATTTTTCTGcaaacaaattttcatttaaagtgtATTGTGTTGCCTTTGCtcccaaatataaatttttaattggatTTTATGCAGAGAATGGCTatctaaaacatattttttaataaaagagtgTAAAAGGGTTTCGagaataaagattattatactgcattttttatttaaattgttaaatagcGGTAATATATGctctaaaataacaaaaaatccaaagttaGCGGATCttgtaaagtatttaaaatggtTTCTGCTGATTGTAATTTGTCAGTTGTAAAACTGCGTcgacaaaataaagttttagagTATTGTATTGCTTTATTATTCTGCTTCCAGAGACAACCAGCGCGTTTGTGCCGGCCGCagtattttatgatttttaaggAATTTCTATACCCTTTTGGGactattacaaatataattatagtcctatggttggaacctttagtGTGCCACTCAAATTACGAAACAGTTTTACTTAAACAGTTTTTGGAAAGTTTCTGAAAGATCCACATAATATACCCCCCcctattaatatatattatgtgGAAAGATCCTAACATCGTTAGCGGAACACTTGCCGAGagcaaaaacaaaaagttttggttagtgatAGAACTCTCTCGTAGTTTGAATATAATTGTAGATATCCCTCAAACAATCCTCAACAGCTCTTGGTAATTTTAAACATGCGTAAGATGCAGCTAAAGCAAACTTAATTCGGATCTTCATCAGAACTAAAATTATACATGCATCTATtaatcttataataatttttaaaaattgtttttcttttgacaatATTCTATGTACCTCATTGCTACCTATTATAATATAAGCTcacttaaaacttaaattatatataaattaaacgtATATTTAATTTGGCAGATATAAgagccaaattaaaaaaatgctgcaaATCTTGCCAAAAAATCCTGCTGCCGCTTAGATGTCGCTCCATGTTTCAAGTTCGCAATGAATTGTAATTATtcctattaattattattttgtgatgttttcctttttttttgtaaattaatttaaaaattgaatgtaGGAGTAAAAGTTTTAACGGTAGATATTAATAGCTTTGCGGTAGAGCGGTAGCCATAGCATAAAAACGGTAGATCTACCGCAAAAACGGTAGACCTGGCAACGCTGATAATGCTGTATCTAAGTTTTTACTTAGGCCGAATGGGAAGAGCTGATAGATACGTACGATGATAGATGTCAGATAAACGTCAAAACCATTCCAAAACGTaaacaaaccagaaaaaaataGATTTCGAAAACGCATAtaccgttttttaaattgaaaaactaACATACCTAAGCTGTAAAGTCTCATGAACGATTTGCAAAAATAATTCTCGCGAATATTATGCCCAATATGCCCCAAGAATACGAATCCCGAGTACACACTCATCTAGACGTAAACAATGGACTGGACAGGTACAAACtttaacttatattaaaatcataaatttctTTAGAAGAAAAATATCGTTTTTAGGGTGAGAGAACTGGTGCATACACGACTAGTAGAAAGCGGTTGGCGCGACCAAGTGAAACTAGCAATCAGAACTGCCCTGGCCGAGAATAGCAGAAATCAAGTGCCAACGGTGGACGAATTAATAACAACTGTGACCCCCAAAGCTAGGGCTATGGTACCGGATGCTGTCAAAAGGGAGTTACTTCATGAAATTGAGCTTATTTTAACCAATATGGAAAAGACAGGGTATAACAAGACCTTTGAAGACtgataagttattttttattttgatgtgCTGCTTAAATTATTGACATTATTGTTCGAGACTTCATAACTCAgtattgtaataattattactatttgaaaatataagaaatatgtagaatttttatgttttaataattacacAAAGATGAGAAGatttttgatcaaaaatttGCCTTCTGTAGAGAGGATTAAGAGAATATTGACTCTTGCTattgtaattgtattttttctttactatatagcaaatttttatcaaaggttactatagaaaattttacGGCCTCTCAATTTCGGTTCTataaaattttcatgaaaatgaaTATTAAGGGCATTATTAGACTTATTATTCTACGTTACGTCTATCCAACCTAGAGCTTTCCTGGGGCCTTCaccaaatattataataatttctaaGTGCCTTTTCTGAACCTgtattacctaaaaaatactttctattaaatttttttcaagttttaagcTTCTTGTAATAGTTTTAGGTTACTTTTAGCAATTACCAGTGTctacattttttaagtaaaacggagcaattattttaataactacaTAACCCAACTTTCGAGCTCCTTTGTTTATCCCAAAAAATGTTAGGTTAATATTTccatgaatattaaataaatgaatgattattattgcaatattactaaaaaaatatttttgatttctaATAAGCATATTTTATCAttcgatattattaaaagtataaCAATTTCAcctcaaaattcaaattcaaaatattattttaataaatttttgatctAAGCCAACTCCTCCCATCATTTTCTATCTCTCTCTATCACATATCGGCTTCCAACGTTCTCCCCACCAAACTCacataaaacgttttaaaacgTACGTTCGAGCGTTAGTCGAACGATTCCCACGAACTTTCATTCGAATTTCTAACCTTAAAAAGTGATAAATTCTTGGGGTATCAAAAATggggaaaaagaaaaataactcgGGAGGCTCCTCTTTGGGCCGCGCCCTCATTAAGGACCGTTTCGCCAACAACCGCGGCAGGAAAATGGTCTCCGACAATTCCATGGTAAGTAGTAGGAATACCAAAGTAACTCTTAATGGTTTTGTTCTTTAACCAGGGACATTAGGTATTGTCCTAAATGGACCTCCCTGTAAGGGAGTGAAtgatttcttatatttatttacagttGCATACAACAGAATTAAACGATGGCTACGAATGGGGTCGTCTAAACCTGCAATCGGTGACAGAGGAGTCATCTTTTCAAGAGTTTCTCTCTACCGCAGAACTGGCCGGGACTGAGTTTCAGGCAGAGAAACTTAACATCAAATTTGTGAATCCCCAGTCGAATGTCGGGCTGCTTACTGATGATGAGTTTGAACAGGTTAACGAGGCACATAATAAGTTTAGGGAAAACTTGAAGATTCCAAGAAGGTGAGTGAGCTATAGTAGTTACAGTGTAAGGAAGTGcttaaaaatttcccaatatttttataggaaaaagtcccttagtttttttaaatttttgtctagTATTAACAAGCAGCACTTTTCACTGTTCTTCAgaatattttcacaaaataaacattagaatttttcttttctcaTAATGCTCCTTCGAAAATTTTGTTAGCTAATGGTGGTTTGATCAACCTAGGTCCAATAAGTTTGATCTTAAGAACATTGTCGAGAGTTCAGTTGACATAAACAAAGGCCtgccaatttttaaacatttgtggCATAATTCTACCCATAAATCAAcatttatttacctttttatGCAACTTGTGATACCCTTAGTTTGAAtggtgttaatttttttttggagctTGGTATACCATTTATAGCAAGTAATTAAAtctattacttttaaaaatttaatcttaGCAAACTTACTTAAAACAGTGCTTTATAgcattaaagtttataaaatgttaaaataataataaatacagaaGTCGAAAATCACAGAAGAAACTATCTATACAAGACTTTAAGTGTTTTGTAAGGATTTGTCATTGCATAGTctcattaaaaatatacagttttttaatgtttgcaactgtttaagcatttttaatgttaataggCAATTTGTTAAATTCATGTAAGccttaaaaaactaatctttTCATTGTAGATGCATAATATCTTGTTGTAACCATTtgataattatttcttttcctTGTAAAGTAATAACCTGTTCATTAAAATACTCAGGATTCTCaggaaacaaatattttcttaatttataaataaaaattattgttaaaatgtttaaacattGTTTAACTGTCAATTACTTCAAAATTTCTAACATAACACTTATGAATTTATCTCTATTACATTTTTAGTATTTCAGGGGTAATTTGGCATTAAAAGGATGTAGTAATTATTTACAGCCAATAACAACTTTTCTCTTTTATTATTGACCTATTTCTTCATCTTTACACCAAGTTATTCTTGTATAGACTTGGAATTTTTGCTCTATTCCATATGTTTGCAATAAGTTTGGTATCAAAAGAATTTTCATGCAACCcacatatattaaaatcacctaaTATATAATACAGtttctaattaaataataatcttcAAAGATATCCTCCAGTTGTAGAAAAATAGGACCAGTTAAGTTGGGAGAATGATACAATCGAGACCCAGAATCCAATAATTCCAAATCTTCCATATATTTACCCATAGATTTCAAGTTTTTTATAACTGGAGTTACATCTGGCAAGCCTGTAGCCCTAAATTTCAGCATATTCTATGTCTGTTTTACACCTTGCTTTGCTCTATATAATAATTTGGCATTTGacagttttatgaaaatttcagCTGTATTGACAAGAAAACTTTGCGAGTTCACATGCAGAATATCTTAAAACCATGACATTTATTGGCCAGAAGTTATTCATTGTCTTCTGCTCAAAGCAATTTTCCAAGATGTTTTGTTTGGGTCTCTAGACTCAATTTTATCACAAGAAATTATTTGACCATTATTCCTTTAATATGATCTTTTATTTGTTTGATACTGGTGTTTAAAGCTAGATTATCCACATAGAACAGCTTCCTCTCACTCGCAGCTACTAAGTTTGGCAATGTGAAATTACTTCCTTGAATTCCTTGTAGGTTTACTTTTTTTGGGTTCcaaatttcattgaaaaaaaaaagttaagctTTCCCTTTTTTCTCTGTTACCCGataaagtctttattattaaattacaaaaaaaaccctACCAGTACTCTCTGTCAATATTGAAGAAATGAAGTGgtagtccagtgcaacgatatattagagtagtcacccgtcaaaacaccagcattccacctgtcaaacaatgtaaatagaaggtggatgaccattctaatatatcgttgcagtGGACTTTAATAGTGTAACCATCAAGTACTCAACtaattaagaattaattctaTATGCCTCTATATGACAAATCACATTCATCAAATTCTTATAGGCCCTTGTAACAGGTAGGATTTACACCTTTCAGGCCTCCATGGAGCACCGACATGTCCCCAGACGAGCTAGACAGAAACGAAAAAGAAAGCTTCCTAAACTGGAGGCGAACCTTGGCTAAACTACAAGAAGACCAAGGGCTCCTCCTCACCCCTTACGAGAAAAACTTGGAGTTCTGGAGGCAGTTGTGGCGCGTGGTCGAGAGGAGCGATGTGGTGGTGCAAATCGTAGACGCGCGCAATCCCTTACTGTTCCGATGCGAGGATTTGGAGAAATACGTTCGCGAAGTTTCACCGAATAAAATCAATTTGGTTCTAATTAACAAGGCGGATTTCTTGACGTCGAATCAACGTCACCACTGGGCggaatattttcaaagtttaaACTTGCGGGCGGTATTTTTTTCCGCTTTAGAGCAAACCGAAAAAACCCAATTGGAGGTGATCAATGAGTCCGAAGTGGTTAAGGACCTTAAAGGCAACATAGCCAAACTAGAACGGTCCGTAGAAGAAAATGCTGAAGCTTTAGAGGACTTGTTGCAAAAAATCGAGACTCTTATAGGTGATACCACTTTAAGGGAAGAAGTTGATGACCTGGTGGTAAACTCGTCGCAATTATTAACACGCGAGGAACTGATAGAGCTTTTTAGGACGGTGCACATGGGCCCTAAGGTCACCGAAGGCACCACCACCATAGGCCTGGTGGGTTACCCCAATGTAGGCAAAAGTTCCACCATAAATTGCTTAATGTCGGCTAAAAAAGTGTCGGTTTCAGCCACCCCGGGTAAAACGAAACATTTCCAGACGTTGTTTCTGGACAAGGAGATCCTCCTGTGCGACTGTCCCGGTCTGGTGATGCCCAGTTTCGTTTTCACCAAAGCCGAAATGATTTTGAACGGAATCCTCCCGATCGATCAGATGCGGGACCACGTGCCGCCAGTTAATTTGGTCTCAAAACTCGTACCGCGACACGTGTTGGAGGATAAGTACGGCATTTTGCTTCCTAAACCGCTCGAAGGTGAAGATCCCGACAGGCCGCCGATTGCTGAAGAACTATTGAACGCTTACGCGTATAACAGGGGTTTTATGACCGCTAATGGACAACCGGACAACTCGAGGGCAGCGAGATacgttttaaaagattttatgaaCGGGAAATTGTTGTATTGTCACGCCCCACCCGGTATACCGCAAGAAATTTACCACACGTGGCCTGAAAGGCAGAAGGTCAGTTCGGAGAACCGGGTTTTGCCGCCAAGGGAAGCCAGAGCTATTAGGGTAAGTCAATTGTAATGTGAAAATGTTCGGTAAGGAAACTAAGCTTTAGATTTGTTCAGAAGGTTGGATACTTACTATTCATCTGCGGTAACTGTAACCGCGACGAAAGGGGGAAGAAGGCCATAAATACTGTAGAAAACCCATTTCGAACTTGGTCTCGAGGCATTTTCAGTGGCGCACAATatcaattaataaacaataaacacaaaaaaataattgtcatTGTTTCTTAATCAGAATCAGGATCAAAGTTTTCTTCTTCCCAATCGTCTAACTCAAACACAAAaagtgttactcaaacttttgTCGTGACGGaatccttttaaaaaactaaatttttaacggaaccctaaactctaaactaaaagcaaaagcagttatacgtgaattgtttattaataatcatacaaaaaaagatagatacagtaagtagtgagttagtaagcaaataataacactaagttcatt from Anthonomus grandis grandis chromosome 13, icAntGran1.3, whole genome shotgun sequence includes these protein-coding regions:
- the LOC126743841 gene encoding large subunit GTPase 1 homolog, giving the protein MGKKKNNSGGSSLGRALIKDRFANNRGRKMVSDNSMLHTTELNDGYEWGRLNLQSVTEESSFQEFLSTAELAGTEFQAEKLNIKFVNPQSNVGLLTDDEFEQVNEAHNKFRENLKIPRRPPWSTDMSPDELDRNEKESFLNWRRTLAKLQEDQGLLLTPYEKNLEFWRQLWRVVERSDVVVQIVDARNPLLFRCEDLEKYVREVSPNKINLVLINKADFLTSNQRHHWAEYFQSLNLRAVFFSALEQTEKTQLEVINESEVVKDLKGNIAKLERSVEENAEALEDLLQKIETLIGDTTLREEVDDLVVNSSQLLTREELIELFRTVHMGPKVTEGTTTIGLVGYPNVGKSSTINCLMSAKKVSVSATPGKTKHFQTLFLDKEILLCDCPGLVMPSFVFTKAEMILNGILPIDQMRDHVPPVNLVSKLVPRHVLEDKYGILLPKPLEGEDPDRPPIAEELLNAYAYNRGFMTANGQPDNSRAARYVLKDFMNGKLLYCHAPPGIPQEIYHTWPERQKVSSENRVLPPREARAIRTLKVTTDDIDKSFFSEESQVAHSKGVAGKAAGVPAQGVPQDVANATAKPWKVANKHKNKKKKEKLRRVYAHLDQH
- the LOC126743962 gene encoding enhancer of yellow 2 transcription factor-like yields the protein MPNMPQEYESRVHTHLDVNNGLDRVRELVHTRLVESGWRDQVKLAIRTALAENSRNQVPTVDELITTVTPKARAMVPDAVKRELLHEIELILTNMEKTGYNKTFED